Below is a genomic region from Kribbella qitaiheensis.
AGCACTTCGCGCTGTCCCGCGCGGAGTTGTTCGACGTAGTACGGGTGACGGAACTGCGGACCTTCAGCGAGATCGTCGAGCGGCACGGCAACGGTCGCGGGTGTGACATCTGCAAGCCTGTGGTGGCGTCGATCCTGGCCAGTCTGGACCCGGCCGGGCACGTGCTCGACGGCGAGCGCGCCACGCTGCAGGACACGAACGACCACGTGATGGCCAACATCCAGAAGGACGGCACTTACTCCGTCGTACCGCGGATCCCCGGCGGCGAGGTGACGCCGGAGGGTTTGATCACGATCGGTGAGGTGGCTCGCGATTTCGGGCTCTACACCAAGATCACCGGCGGTCAGCGGGTCGACCTGTTCGGCGCCCGGATCGAGCAGTTGCCGGCGATCTGGAAGCGATTGGTGGACGCCGGATTCGAGTCGGGGCACGCCTACGGCAAATCGCTGCGGACGGTGAAGTCCTGCGTCGGCTCCACCTGGTGCCGGTACGGCGTACAGGATTCCGTCGGGATGGCGATCGCGCTGGAACTGCGGTACCGCGGGCTTCGGTCGCCGCACAAGCTCAAGCTCGGCGTCTCCGGCTGTGCCCGCGAGTGTGCCGAGGCGCGCGGCAAGGACGTCGGCATCATCGCGACCGAGAACGGCTGGAACCTGTACGTCGGCGGCAACGGCGGGATGACGCCCCGGCACGCGCAGTTGCTCGCCTCCGATCTGTCCGACGAACAGTTGCTGCAGGCAATCGATCGGTTCCTGATGTACTACATCCGTACGGGCGACCGCCTGCAGCGGACCGCCGTCTGGGTCAACGAGATCGAAGGCGGCCTCGATCACGTGCGCGACGTCGTACTGAACGACAGCCTCGGCATCGCGGCCGATCTCGATGCGGCGATGGCCGGCCACATCGACTCGTACGTCGACGAGTGGCAGGCCACCTTGCAGGACCCGGAGAAGCTGGCCCGGTTCGTCTCGTTCGTCAACGCCCCGGATCAACCCGACGCCGACCTGCGCTACGTGGTCGAACGCAACCAGCCGCGGCCGGCCACCCCGGCGGAACGCGGACAGATGGAGCCGGTCCTGCTGTCCGGGCCCCGACTGGAGGTACGCAGATGAACACCATCACCGCTGTGGCGGTCTGCTCGTACGACGTGCTGCTGCCCGAGCGAGGCGTCGCGGCCCTGATCGGGCAGCGGCAGATCGCGCTGTTCCGGACCCACGACGGCACGGTCTACGCGCTGGACAACCACGATCCGGTCAGCGGCGCGAACGTGATGTCGCGCGGGATCGTGGGCAGCCGTGGCGACGTACCGACCGTGGCGTCGCCGATGTTCAAGGAGGTGTACGACCTGCGGACAGGGCAGTGTCTGGACGATCCTGACGTGACGATCCCGGCGTACGGCGTACAGGTCGTCGACGGACAGGTCCTGGTGAGTGCCGGTGATGAATAGGCCGGGGCCGTTGAGCGGCTGCACGCTGGCAGTCACCGCTCATCGCCGGGCCGACGACCTGATCGCCTCGTTCGAACGGCGGGGCGCGAAGGTGCTGCACGCGCCGACCCTGCAGATCGTGCCGGCGCCGGACGACCACGCGCTGATCGAGGCGACGCGGCGGGTGATCGCGAATCCGCCCGACGACGTGGTCGTCACGACCGCGGTCGGTTTCCGTGGCTGGGTGGAGGCGGCGGACACTGCTGGGCTGGCGGCGGATCTGCTGAGCACGCTGGAGCAGTCGCGGTTGCTGGCGCGCGGACCCAAGGCGCGCGGCGCGATCCGCGCGGCCGGGCTGGTGGAGCATTGGTCGGCGCGATCGGAGACGACCACGGAGGTTGTGGAGTGGTTGCGGGACCAAGGGGTCGTCGGGCGGAAGATCGTTGTTCAGTTGCACGGGCTGTCTGATCCGGCGTTGATGGATGCGTTGCGGTCAGCGGGTGCTTCCGTGCGTGGGTTGCAGGTTTATCGCTGGGGGCCGGCACCGGATCCGGCCGCGGTGGAGCGGGTGATCGGGCAGATCTGCGCGGGGACTGTCGATGCGGTGGTGCATACGTCCGCACCTGGTGCGCAGGCGTTGCTCGATGCGGCTGTTCTTGCCGGCCAGTACGACGCGTTGGTGGCGACGCTTCGGACCGGGCGGGTTCTCAATGCGTGTGTGGGGCCGGTGACTGCTCAGCCGTTCCAGGCGTTGGGGCTGGAGCCGTTGGTGCCGGATCGCTACCGGCTTGGGGCACTGATCCGGATCGTCACGGATCGGTTGACGGATGACAACGCGCGATCGATCGAGACGGCCTTCGGGCAGTTGGTGATCCGGGGTGGCGCTGCGGTTCTTGATGGCGAAGTGCTGCCGCTCGGACCCGGTCCCCGCGCAGTACTGGCTGCTTTGGTGGCGGCCGGTGGCGATGTGGTGTCGCGGCCGGACCTGCTGGCGGTGCTGCCTGGTGCGGAAGATGTTCATGCCGTTGAGGTGACCGTCAACAGACTTCGTACCGCGGTTGGCCGGCCGGAGCTGGTGCGGACTGTCGTACGCCGCGGCTACCGCCTCGCCGTCGAACCAGTGGGGATGACGACATGACCTTTGATCTGGTGGCGGCGGCGCATGGGACGGCGGATCCTCGGGGTATCCGCGCCGTGCACGCGCTCGTCCGCGAAATGGGCCGGCTGTGCCCGGAGGTCCCGATCTCCCTCGGCTTCGTCGACGTCGACGTACCGGCTCTGCCTTCTTTGGTCGACCGAGTGATTGCCGACAGCAACCAGGCCGTCATCGTGCCGTTGCTGTTGAGCAGTGGCTACCACGTCGCGGTGGACATCCTCGGCCAAGCCTCCCGCCTACCCGGCCAGGTAACCACCGCCGCCGCTCTCGGCCCAGACCCCGTCCTGGCCGAAATCCTCGCCGACCGCCTAAAGGAATGCTTGGGCGACCGCCCCAGTGGCGGGGCCGGAGCGGATGTCGCCGGAGTCGGTGCCGGTAGTCGAACTGGTGGCTTCGGCGCTGTCGACCGAGTGGTGCTGGCGGCTGCGGGCTCGTCCAGTCGCCGCGCCCTCCTCGACTGCTCAGCCACCGCCGCCCTCCTCTCCGAACGCATCGACCGCCCGGTCGAGGTCGGCTACGTCTCCGGCGCAGGCGAACGCCTCGCCCCGGTCCTCGCCCGCACCCCGGGCCGCGTAGCCGTCGCCACCTACCTCCTCGCCCCCGGCGCCTTCGCCGACCACATCCACCGCCTCGCCGCCCCCCACCCCGTCAGCGCCCCCCCTAGGCCCCGACCCCCGCCTAGCCGCCCTCGCGCTCGCCCGGTACGACGCCGCGCGGAAACTGGTCGCGGTGGGATAGTTCTTGTAACCCTGTGGGGTCTCCCGCCTGACCGGTGCCCCCGGCGAGGAGCTCGACGAGCTCCGCGGCGCCTGGCTCGGCCTCGCGCCGAAGCTGACCGCGAACGATCGGCTCCGTCATCCCGATGCTGTCGTCTCGTTCCGCTCGGCGGCCCGTGTCGCCGGGCTCGGAGATCTCGAGGCGGATCGGCATGAGTTCACGGTCGATCGGCGTCGCACCTCGCGCCGAACCGACATCAGATTCCATCGCGGGCACCTTGCCGACCGTGACTGGCGGCCGGTCAATGGTCTGCCGACGACCACCATCACAAAGACGGTCGCCGACCTGGCGTCCGTGAACACCGACGGCGGCCATCTTGCCGGGGTGGTTCGGGACGCGATCACAGCGAAGGGCATCGATGCGGACGTGGTCGCGGAGGTACTTCGGCCGTACGCGCACCGGTACGGCGTGAAGCTCGGCGACGGGACGGGTCTGGTTGCGAGGTTCCTTGAAGAGGCTGGTATCCCGAAGGCAACTCGCCAGGCCGTTGACCTCGTCAGTACGGATGGTGCCGGACAAATGATGTACGGGAGCGCCAAGGTCCGCGCTGATCTGATCGAGCAACTTGCGCAAAGGATGGCGCCGGCCATGGCCGAGATGATGATCGCGCAACTGGCGCCGGTCACTGACGGGTTCACGCAGTCCGTCGCTCGCGAATTGCAGCCGACGATTGGGGCGGCCTGGGAGGCCATCGCCCGGAAGCTCCTCGCCGCGCCGACGTCCGTGACGAGTGACGGTTTGTCTAGTGGAGAAGACCAAATTGACGCCGACAGTCTCGTCACCACCGACGGTGCCGAGACGGCTCAACCGACAGCCGAGGCCCCCCAGTGGAACAGCCCTACCCCACCGCGCAGTCGTTTCGGGCCGGAGTCAGCGATCAGCTGAAAAACGTTGCTCAGAAGTCCGGGCGCGCCATCGGCGAGGTCCGGCGGGAGTTCCTGTTCGATCGCTTCCTGTTCCGCCTCTTCGCCGAACCGGGCGACCGTGGCTGGTGAAAGGTGGCACCAACCTGCTGATCCGCCTGCCGGCTGCACGATTCAGCATGGACATCGATCTGCTGTACCGCGGCGATGCCACCGACGACGTCGATGAGGCGGTCGACGAGCTGCGCCGCCTGGTGGCCAACGGCGAAGACGGGGATCACATCCGATTCGAGATCGGCGACCCCAAACCGATTGCCGGCCAGACCGAGCATCAGCCTGGAGCCAATATCAAGGTGGACGGCTTCGTCGGATCTCGCCTGTTCGGCACCTTCCCCATCGACCTGTCGATGAAGCTGAGGCCGATCGCCTGCGCCGACCTGGTCCAACTCGACCCGATCATCACTCTTCCCGGTGACCCTGAGCCGCCGGAGGTCTCGCTCTACCCGCTGCCGGACCAGATCGCCGACAAGGTCTGCGCCATGTACGGCACCTACCGCACGACGAACGAGGTCTCTTCGCGCTACCACGACCTGGTTGATCTCGTCCCGATCATCACCACCACCGCCCTGGATGGTGCTGAAACCATGCTCGCGCTCCATGAAGAGGCAGCTCGCCGGACTGGGCTCAAGTTGCCCGGCCGCATGACCTCACCAGGACCTACCTGGGAGGCCGGCTACCGCAACACCGCACGACAGTCACCGCTCGATCCTCGGGATGCATGACATCCACGAAGCCCTAGCCCTGGTCGGTTGCTGCCTTGATCCGCTACTCGCACACCAACCGGTGACGACATGGGATCCAATGTCAGCCGCGTGGGGACACTGATCGGAGTTCCTGATCGTCGCCACTGATGCCCAGCGGCGTAGGGCTCCGGGCCAAATCTGCTTGATCTCTCCAGGCCGAAGCACTCGCCCAACTAGGCGCGCGCTTCGCCGATGCGGCGCGTCGGTGACCGCGAGGCGCTCCGCCGAGGCGCTCCGTCGAGGCGAAGCGCTCGGCGGCCGTGACCTGCTCCGCCGAGACGACGCGCGCGAAGAACGCGACCCGCTCCGCCCTTGGTTCAGCCGTGACGTAGGAGCGGCGTCCTGGGGGTTGGTGGGTCGAGCGGCCGACGTAGGAGGTGCGAAGCGGGGCTACTTGGAGAGGGCGTTGGTCAGGAGGGCTGCTAGGGCTTCGAGTTGGAAGTCTGCGGAGGAGCCGACTTCTTCGTCGGAGCCGTCCAGGGCTCGGGCGGCTAGGCCGGCTTTGGCGTCGATCAGGTCGGCGATTCTGGTGTCGATGGTTTGGGCCGCGATGATTCGCCAGGCGGTGACTGGCTCTTCCTGGCCGATGCGGTGGACGCGGTCGATCGCCTGGGTCTGTTCGGCGTTCGTCCAGGAGAGCTCGGCGAGGACCACGTTGGAGGCGACCTGGAGGTTGATGCCTACGCCTGCGGTCAGCAGGGAGCAGACGACGATCGAGACCTCGGGGTCGTTCACGAACGCGTCGATGTTCGCCTGCCGCTTGCGAGCGGTCTGGTCGCCGCGGATCGAGGCGAAGCGGATGCCGCGTTCGGTGAAGAGGCGCTCGGCGACGTCCATCACCTCGATGTGCCGGGCGAAGAAGACGACCTTGCCGACGTTGTGCGCGAGTTGCGCGGCGTAGTCGGCGGCCAGGCCGGCCTTGGCGTTGCCGATCCGGTTGAGCAGGCTGAACACGTTCTCGCCGGTCTTCGCCGGGTCCTTGTCGGACCGTTCCCAGGCCGCCACCTGGCGGACGAGGTCGTGGTCGATGCCGTCCACGACGGTGCCGGACTTCCGGGTCGCGAGTGCGTTCTCGTACCGCTCGACCAGGCGGTCGGCGAGTTCACGCTCGGCCTTCCGGATGGAGTGGCCGACGGCGCCGTCGAGCTCGACGGGAAGGTCGGCGATGCGGCGCGCGGGGATGTCCGCGGCCACGTCCACCTTCCGTCGCCGGACGATCCCCTGGTTGATCACACAGGCCCGTGCGGCCGCGTAGAAACCGGGATCGGCCGGGGTCAGGTCGGTCTCCTCGAGCGCCTCCATCAGGACGGCGCCCGGACCCTTCTCGTCGATCCAGCCGAGGAACTGCCAGATCGCGGTGAAGTCCTCGATGTCGTTGATCAGCGGCGTACCGGTCAGTGCCATCAGCAACGGCCGTACGGTGCGGGTGCGGAGTCGCTCGGACAGCTGCAGGACGTTCCGCGAGCGCTGCGACTTCTTGTTCTTGATGAAGTGCGCCTCGTCGACGACCATGCCGCGGAAACCGAGGTCACCGAGCCAGCCGACGTGCCGGTCGAGCACCTCGTAGTTGACGATCACGATGTCGGCGAAGCCGTCGATGCTGTCGCCGTCGCCGTGGATCACGGTGGCCTTGCGCTGCGGCGTCCAGATCGCGGCCTCGCGGGCCCAGTTGGTCTTGACGACGTTCGGTACGACGACGAGCAGCGGGTAGGCGTCAGCCGCATGCGCCGCGAGCAACGCCTGAGCTGTCTTGCCCAGGCCCGGCTCGTCGGCGAGCAGGAAGGTCCGCTCACCGGCGGCCGCGGCGGCGACCAGTTGTCCCTGGTGCCGCATCAACTCGAGGCCGGGACTGAGGCGTACGAAGCCTGGGTCGGGCAGCGCCTTGCTAGCGGACGCGGCGGCGAACTCGAAGGACTTGAGCAGGGGAGTGATCAGCTCCCACCCGGCCAGACGGCGGGCTCGCACCTTGGGCGGCGGAGCGGCCGAGAAGTCCGGCGCGAGGAAGGGGTTGGCCAACTGGCGCTGGACGACCGATTGCGGGACCACCCGGCGTACGGAGGTGACCGGGGTGTCGGTCGGCTCGGGGGCCGGTGGCTCCTCGACGGTCGGCTCTTCGCCGGCGGCGACCTGCATCTCACGCTTGAGGGTGACGGCCGCCGGTGCCATCACGGCGTCCTCGGCGAGCAGTACGAGGAGCGTGGTGTCGCGGGCTGCCGACTTGGCGAGGATCGTCGCGATCCCGTCCAGGCGCCTGAGCTGCTCGTCGCGATAGGCGTCGCCCGATGCGATGTCGGCGTTCACCCGGGTGCGCTCTTCGCGCACCAGCAGAGCGACCACCTGGAACTTGGTGCGAATCGAAGGTCGCACGTTGCCACGCTCGACGGCGGCCTCGACCTCCCGGACGGCTTTGGCCAGGACCGGGATGAGGCCGTCGGAGTCGGTACTGCGGCCACGACGCTTGCGGCGGGAGGCAGTACCGGTAGCGCCGGACTGGCGCTGGCCTTGACGGGCCAAAGAATCTCCTCTGGAAGGCCACGGCACGAATGCCATGGCGGAACGGCAGCACCGCGCGCCACACTCGACCGGCGAGTCGTCGTCCGGAGGGGTCCCAGCGGTCGCAACGACCACTCGGGAACGCAGCTCAGCCCCACCGCTTCTGCGAGCAAAACAACGAGCCGGCTTCCGACTCGATCCGACGACCCCGAATTGCCGGCCGTCAGCGCCGACCACCACGTACAAACCGCCGCTGGGCGGCCGACGTCGCCAGGGGGATCATGCCAACGCTTGGTGCTGCACCAATACTAGCGCCTCACCAGGCGACCGAGCACTCATGACCCCCACACAACGCACTTGTTGCCCCGACCCAACGCACTAATGGGTACGGAGGGCCTCGAGGTCCGTCTGGCAGCGATGCTCCACCTCGGCCAGTTCGCGCAGGGTCTCGTCGATGTCGCGGCGGCGTTGTTCGAGCTCGGCGCGCCGGGTGGTGATCTGGTTCAGCAGGTAGACGAGCTGGCCTTCCTCGCCCGGCTCCGCGTCGTACATGTCGACGATGGTGGCGATCTCGTCGAGGCTGAAACCGAGCCGTTTGCCGCGCAGGATCAGGCCGAGGCGGACCCGGTCGCGGGAGTGGTAGACCCGGACTGTGCCGCGACGCTCGGGGGTGAGCAGGTCGCGGTCCTCGTAGAAGCGAATCGTGCGCAGGGTGACGTCGTACTCGGCCGCCAGTTCGGCGATCGACCAGGTCCGCGCATCGAGAGTCACGGGGTCCGCCGTTTGGTCATTGTGCACATACCCGACCATGCCTTACGTTTACGTAAGCGTCAATCACAACCCGGGAGTGGTCATGTCGTACGAGCTGTCCGAAGAGCACCGCGAGTTCCGCCACAGCGTGCGCGACTTCGCCCAGGCCGAGATCGCTCCGCACGCGGCGGAGTGGGACCGCAAGCACTACTTCCCGGTCGAGGTGGTCCAGAAGATGGGCGCGCTCGGCCTGTTCGGACTGACCGCCCCTGAGCAGTACGGCGGGTCCGACGGCGACTTCACCAGCCTCTGCGTCGCGATCGAGGAGATCTCCAAGGTCGATCAGTCGATGGGTATCACGCTCGAGGCGGCGGTCGGGCTCGGGATCAACCCACTGCTCACCTACGGCACGGACGCGCAGAAGGAGCAGTGGCTGCCTGACCTGGTCTCGGGTCAGCGGCTGGCCGGCTTCGGTCTGACCGAGCCCGAGTCGGGTTCCGACGCGGGCGCGACCAAGACCCGCGCAGTACTGGACGGCGGCGAGTGGGTGATCGACGGCTCGAAGCAGTTCATCACCAACTCGGGCTCCTCGATCACGTCGCTGGTCACA
It encodes:
- the nirD gene encoding nitrite reductase small subunit NirD; its protein translation is MNTITAVAVCSYDVLLPERGVAALIGQRQIALFRTHDGTVYALDNHDPVSGANVMSRGIVGSRGDVPTVASPMFKEVYDLRTGQCLDDPDVTIPAYGVQVVDGQVLVSAGDE
- a CDS encoding uroporphyrinogen-III synthase: MNRPGPLSGCTLAVTAHRRADDLIASFERRGAKVLHAPTLQIVPAPDDHALIEATRRVIANPPDDVVVTTAVGFRGWVEAADTAGLAADLLSTLEQSRLLARGPKARGAIRAAGLVEHWSARSETTTEVVEWLRDQGVVGRKIVVQLHGLSDPALMDALRSAGASVRGLQVYRWGPAPDPAAVERVIGQICAGTVDAVVHTSAPGAQALLDAAVLAGQYDALVATLRTGRVLNACVGPVTAQPFQALGLEPLVPDRYRLGALIRIVTDRLTDDNARSIETAFGQLVIRGGAAVLDGEVLPLGPGPRAVLAALVAAGGDVVSRPDLLAVLPGAEDVHAVEVTVNRLRTAVGRPELVRTVVRRGYRLAVEPVGMTT
- a CDS encoding nucleotidyl transferase AbiEii/AbiGii toxin family protein yields the protein MKGGTNLLIRLPAARFSMDIDLLYRGDATDDVDEAVDELRRLVANGEDGDHIRFEIGDPKPIAGQTEHQPGANIKVDGFVGSRLFGTFPIDLSMKLRPIACADLVQLDPIITLPGDPEPPEVSLYPLPDQIADKVCAMYGTYRTTNEVSSRYHDLVDLVPIITTTALDGAETMLALHEEAARRTGLKLPGRMTSPGPTWEAGYRNTARQSPLDPRDA
- a CDS encoding DEAD/DEAH box helicase, producing MARQGQRQSGATGTASRRKRRGRSTDSDGLIPVLAKAVREVEAAVERGNVRPSIRTKFQVVALLVREERTRVNADIASGDAYRDEQLRRLDGIATILAKSAARDTTLLVLLAEDAVMAPAAVTLKREMQVAAGEEPTVEEPPAPEPTDTPVTSVRRVVPQSVVQRQLANPFLAPDFSAAPPPKVRARRLAGWELITPLLKSFEFAAASASKALPDPGFVRLSPGLELMRHQGQLVAAAAAGERTFLLADEPGLGKTAQALLAAHAADAYPLLVVVPNVVKTNWAREAAIWTPQRKATVIHGDGDSIDGFADIVIVNYEVLDRHVGWLGDLGFRGMVVDEAHFIKNKKSQRSRNVLQLSERLRTRTVRPLLMALTGTPLINDIEDFTAIWQFLGWIDEKGPGAVLMEALEETDLTPADPGFYAAARACVINQGIVRRRKVDVAADIPARRIADLPVELDGAVGHSIRKAERELADRLVERYENALATRKSGTVVDGIDHDLVRQVAAWERSDKDPAKTGENVFSLLNRIGNAKAGLAADYAAQLAHNVGKVVFFARHIEVMDVAERLFTERGIRFASIRGDQTARKRQANIDAFVNDPEVSIVVCSLLTAGVGINLQVASNVVLAELSWTNAEQTQAIDRVHRIGQEEPVTAWRIIAAQTIDTRIADLIDAKAGLAARALDGSDEEVGSSADFQLEALAALLTNALSK
- a CDS encoding MerR family transcriptional regulator, which gives rise to MTLDARTWSIAELAAEYDVTLRTIRFYEDRDLLTPERRGTVRVYHSRDRVRLGLILRGKRLGFSLDEIATIVDMYDAEPGEEGQLVYLLNQITTRRAELEQRRRDIDETLRELAEVEHRCQTDLEALRTH